The following coding sequences are from one Solidesulfovibrio fructosivorans JJ] window:
- the dapB gene encoding 4-hydroxy-tetrahydrodipicolinate reductase translates to MSVCDVVIMGAMGRMGATLARLAKADPDNYRLVGALERSGCTDGLAGLECTVGDDLATVLAKCPGAVVIDFTAPQASVASAEIAAKAGNPMVVGTTGLTPEQTAALARSAEKTPIFFAPNMSVGLNVLLTVLPDLVRKLGPAYNLEVMEIHHNKKADAPSGTAIKLGQCLAAARGQDYDAVKRHTRDGIIGPRTQDEIGVAALRGGDVVGDHTVYFFGPGERIEVTHRVGNRETFAQGALRAAAWVGRQKPGKLYAMADMLA, encoded by the coding sequence ATGAGCGTGTGCGATGTGGTGATCATGGGGGCCATGGGGCGCATGGGCGCGACCCTGGCCCGGCTGGCCAAGGCCGATCCGGACAACTACCGTCTGGTCGGGGCGCTGGAACGTAGCGGCTGCACCGACGGCCTGGCCGGGCTTGAGTGCACTGTGGGCGACGACCTGGCGACCGTTCTGGCCAAATGTCCGGGCGCGGTGGTCATCGACTTCACGGCGCCCCAGGCGAGCGTGGCCTCGGCGGAAATCGCGGCCAAAGCGGGCAATCCCATGGTCGTCGGCACCACGGGCCTCACCCCCGAGCAGACGGCCGCCCTGGCCCGGTCGGCGGAAAAAACGCCTATCTTTTTCGCCCCCAATATGAGCGTGGGCTTAAACGTGCTTCTCACCGTGCTGCCCGACCTCGTGCGCAAACTCGGCCCGGCCTACAACCTCGAGGTCATGGAAATCCACCATAACAAGAAGGCCGACGCGCCGAGCGGCACGGCCATCAAGCTCGGCCAGTGCCTGGCCGCGGCCCGGGGCCAGGATTACGACGCGGTCAAGCGCCATACCCGCGACGGCATCATCGGCCCGCGCACCCAGGACGAGATCGGTGTGGCGGCGCTTCGCGGCGGCGATGTGGTGGGGGACCATACGGTCTATTTCTTCGGTCCCGGCGAGCGCATCGAAGTGACCCACCGGGTGGGCAACCGGGAAACCTTCGCCCAGGGAGCCCTGCGGGCCGCCGCCTGGGTGGGGCGGCAAAAGCCCGGCAAACTCTACGCCATGGCCGACATGCTGGCTTAG
- the hypE gene encoding hydrogenase expression/formation protein HypE — translation MDKVLLDYGSGGRASQRIINDLFFRHLGNDILARMDDAAVLSVKGPIAMSTDSFVVDPVFFPGGDIGSLAVHGTVNDVSMMGARPLFLTCGFILEEGLPMADLERIVASMGEAARKAGVRIVAGDTKVVPKGAADKIFINTAGIGEIRVDPAPSGHRAAVGDAVLISGSMGDHGLAILSTREGLSFDAPVVSDSASLAGMVSRLLEGLPDVHVLRDPTRGGLATTLNEIAGQSGVGIELTEDAIPVDPAVAGGCAVLGLDPLYLANEGKCICIVPGGDAEAALEILRSDPLGGKAAIVGRVVDDHPGKVAMITPLGGKRLLGMLEGEQLPRIC, via the coding sequence ATGGACAAGGTATTGCTCGATTACGGCAGCGGGGGGCGGGCCTCGCAACGCATCATCAACGACCTGTTTTTCCGCCATCTCGGCAACGACATCCTGGCCCGCATGGATGACGCCGCCGTACTCTCCGTCAAAGGCCCCATCGCCATGAGCACCGACAGCTTTGTGGTCGATCCGGTCTTTTTCCCGGGCGGCGACATCGGCTCACTGGCCGTGCACGGCACGGTCAACGACGTGTCCATGATGGGCGCGCGACCGCTTTTTCTGACCTGCGGCTTCATCCTCGAAGAAGGCCTGCCCATGGCCGATCTCGAACGCATCGTGGCCTCCATGGGCGAGGCGGCCCGCAAGGCCGGGGTGCGCATCGTGGCCGGCGACACCAAGGTCGTGCCCAAGGGCGCGGCGGACAAGATCTTCATCAACACGGCCGGCATTGGCGAAATCCGGGTCGATCCGGCCCCGAGCGGCCACCGGGCCGCCGTCGGCGACGCGGTGCTGATTTCCGGCTCCATGGGCGATCATGGCCTGGCCATCCTGTCCACCCGCGAGGGGCTTTCCTTTGATGCGCCGGTGGTCAGCGACAGCGCCTCCCTGGCCGGCATGGTGTCCCGGCTGCTCGAAGGGCTGCCGGACGTGCACGTGCTGCGCGACCCGACGCGCGGCGGACTGGCCACCACCTTAAACGAGATCGCCGGCCAGTCCGGGGTCGGCATCGAGCTGACCGAGGACGCCATTCCCGTGGACCCGGCCGTGGCCGGCGGCTGCGCCGTGCTCGGCCTCGACCCCTTGTACCTGGCCAACGAGGGCAAATGCATCTGCATCGTGCCCGGGGGCGACGCCGAAGCTGCTCTGGAAATCTTGCGGTCCGATCCCCTGGGGGGCAAGGCGGCCATCGTCGGCCGGGTCGTCGACGACCATCCCGGCAAGGTGGCCATGATCACGCCCCTTGGCGGGAAACGGCTTCTCGGCATGCTCGAAGGCGAGCAACTGCCCCGCATCTGCTGA
- a CDS encoding protein-glutamate methylesterase/protein-glutamine glutaminase, whose product MKNAIKVLVVDDSALVRQTLTDILSSDPDIEVIGAAADPYAAVKRMEIEAPDVITLDIEMPRMDGLTFLRKIMTQHPIPVVICSTLTEAGSETTLRAMEYGATDIILKPKLGTRQFLEESRIRVVDAVKAAARAKMKKLLPVSAMKVAPKLSADVVLPGPVGKAMFQTTEKVVAVGASTGGTEALREFLEAMPQNCPGIVIVQHMPEQFTAAFAKRLDGICRIMVKEAADNDTILRGQALIAPGNRHMLLKRSGARYYVEIKDGPLVRRHRPSVDVLFRSAARYAGKNAVGVIMTGMGDDGATGMQEMHEAGAHTIAQDEASCVVFGMPQEAIKLGGVDRVMPLGAIAGEVVRSCSG is encoded by the coding sequence GTGAAAAACGCCATCAAAGTCCTTGTGGTGGACGATTCCGCGCTTGTCCGGCAAACGCTCACCGATATTTTGTCCTCGGATCCCGACATCGAAGTCATCGGCGCGGCCGCCGATCCCTATGCCGCTGTCAAACGCATGGAGATCGAAGCGCCGGACGTCATCACCCTCGATATCGAAATGCCGCGTATGGACGGGCTGACCTTCCTGCGCAAGATCATGACCCAGCATCCCATTCCGGTGGTCATCTGCTCGACGCTGACCGAAGCCGGCTCGGAGACCACGCTTCGGGCCATGGAATACGGGGCCACGGACATCATCCTCAAGCCCAAGCTCGGCACCCGGCAGTTTCTGGAGGAGTCGCGCATCCGGGTGGTGGACGCGGTCAAGGCGGCGGCCCGGGCCAAGATGAAAAAGCTTTTGCCCGTCAGCGCCATGAAGGTCGCGCCCAAGCTTTCGGCCGACGTCGTGCTGCCGGGGCCGGTCGGCAAGGCCATGTTCCAGACCACCGAGAAGGTCGTGGCCGTGGGCGCGTCCACAGGCGGCACCGAGGCCTTGCGCGAATTCCTTGAAGCCATGCCCCAGAACTGTCCCGGCATCGTCATCGTGCAGCATATGCCCGAGCAGTTCACGGCCGCCTTTGCCAAGCGCCTGGACGGGATCTGCCGCATCATGGTCAAGGAGGCGGCGGATAACGACACGATTTTGCGCGGTCAGGCGCTCATCGCCCCGGGAAACCGCCACATGCTGCTCAAGCGCAGCGGCGCGCGCTATTACGTCGAGATCAAGGACGGCCCGCTGGTGCGCCGCCACAGGCCGAGCGTGGACGTGCTGTTTCGCTCCGCCGCCCGCTACGCCGGCAAGAACGCCGTGGGCGTCATCATGACCGGCATGGGCGACGACGGGGCCACCGGCATGCAGGAGATGCACGAGGCCGGGGCCCACACCATCGCCCAGGACGAAGCTTCCTGCGTGGTCTTTGGCATGCCCCAGGAAGCCATCAAGCTCGGCGGCGTGGACAGGGTCATGCCCCTCGGCGCCATCGCCGGCGAAGTGGTCCGATCGTGCTCCGGATAA
- a CDS encoding CheR family methyltransferase has product MAAVGVQARASGLATMTEKEFRKLSEFIHTEVGIKLPPSKKVMVEARLQKRLRTLGMAGYHDYYEFLFSPQGLDEELVHLIDVITTNTTEFFREPRHFEVLTQDVLPTWRAAYGPSRPFRLWSAGCSTGEEPYTLSIVLSEFAQRTPGFRFSIMATDISTRVLAMAKNGVYPEERLAKMSLDLKRRYFLRSKDRAKKLVRLMPELRRVIDFRRLNFMQHFSFPEPLDTIFCRNVMIYFDRTTQEQLLQKFCTQLRRDGFLFIGHSESLTGMDLPLRQHAPTVYKKI; this is encoded by the coding sequence ATGGCGGCTGTCGGCGTCCAGGCCAGGGCCAGCGGCCTTGCGACCATGACCGAGAAGGAATTCAGGAAGCTCAGTGAATTCATTCATACCGAAGTCGGCATCAAGCTGCCGCCGTCCAAGAAGGTCATGGTTGAGGCCAGACTGCAAAAGCGTCTGCGTACCCTCGGCATGGCCGGGTATCACGACTATTACGAGTTCCTTTTCAGCCCCCAGGGCCTGGACGAGGAACTCGTGCACCTCATCGATGTCATCACCACCAACACCACGGAGTTTTTTCGTGAGCCGCGCCATTTCGAGGTCCTGACCCAGGATGTCCTTCCCACTTGGCGCGCCGCCTACGGCCCCTCGCGTCCGTTTCGCCTGTGGAGCGCCGGCTGTTCCACAGGCGAGGAGCCCTATACGCTTTCCATCGTGCTGTCGGAATTCGCCCAGCGCACGCCGGGATTTCGCTTCTCCATCATGGCCACGGATATTTCCACCAGGGTGCTGGCCATGGCCAAAAACGGCGTCTATCCCGAGGAGCGCCTCGCCAAAATGTCCCTCGATCTCAAGCGCCGCTATTTTTTGCGCAGCAAGGACCGGGCAAAAAAACTCGTGCGCCTGATGCCCGAGTTGCGCCGGGTCATCGACTTCAGGCGCTTGAACTTCATGCAGCACTTTAGCTTTCCGGAGCCCCTCGACACCATCTTTTGCCGCAACGTCATGATCTATTTCGATCGGACGACCCAGGAACAGCTGCTGCAGAAATTCTGCACCCAGCTGCGCCGGGACGGGTTTCTTTTCATCGGCCATTCCGAGAGCCTCACCGGAATGGACTTGCCCTTGCGACAGCATGCTCCAACAGTATATAAGAAGATCTAG
- a CDS encoding chemotaxis protein CheW, which produces MAEAASANDNQYLTFTLERELFALDISSVREVLELVNITRVPRTPEYIRGVINLRGRAVPVVDLKLKFGMGATERTVNTCIIIVEVALEGESTVLGALADSVQEVYEMEAGQIEPAPRMGTPIRGEFIRGIGKSGEKFIIILDINKVFTSLELAGLAQSLGEATPENAEA; this is translated from the coding sequence ATGGCCGAGGCCGCAAGCGCAAATGACAACCAATACCTCACCTTCACCCTGGAACGCGAGCTTTTCGCCCTGGACATAAGCTCGGTGCGCGAGGTTCTGGAGCTGGTCAACATCACCCGCGTGCCGCGCACCCCGGAGTACATCCGCGGCGTGATCAACCTGCGCGGCCGTGCCGTGCCGGTGGTGGACCTCAAGCTCAAGTTCGGCATGGGCGCCACCGAGCGCACGGTCAACACCTGCATCATCATCGTCGAGGTGGCCCTCGAAGGCGAGTCCACGGTGCTCGGGGCCCTGGCCGACTCGGTCCAGGAAGTCTACGAGATGGAAGCCGGGCAGATCGAGCCGGCTCCGCGCATGGGCACGCCGATTCGGGGGGAATTCATCCGGGGCATCGGCAAGTCCGGCGAGAAGTTCATCATCATCCTCGACATCAACAAGGTTTTCACTTCCCTGGAACTGGCCGGGCTGGCCCAGAGTCTCGGCGAGGCAACCCCGGAAAACGCGGAGGCCTGA
- a CDS encoding chemotaxis protein CheA yields the protein MNTQEDAHRAAYLEEARDLLADLEASLLELERTPDDADLLHKIFRALHTIKGSGAMFGFDDIAAFTHDVESVFDRVRNGLLAVDGRLLDLSLRACDHIKSLLSPDEEDLAAREADGRDILEGFRAFGGEAAKGAPAAQAEPAPQTPAAEVMRIFRLRFRPQPGMLASGNNPLHLLEDVIALGDCRLYAHIDDVEPLDALDPEACLTWWDCVIRTTADAAALTDVFVFAEDDCDLSVEVLDDGCAVNGEQVHCRLGDILISRGDITPEDLAEALATQRRLGDILKDKGVVSNGQVASALSEQAAVRELAGKAHERSEKASSIRVAADKLDSLVDLVGELVIVQAQIKQAVEERGDPLLRSLAEHLERLGDSLRDSTLSIRMLPIGATFGKFRRLVRDLTAELGKEIELVTTGEETELDKTVIERLGDPLVHLLRNSIDHGIESPEAREAAGKPAAGVIRLGAAHAGGEVVITVADDGAGLDASAIRTRAEERGLIPPGLEMTEKELYNLIFLPGFSTAKSVTNISGRGVGMDVVKRAIETLRGVVEIDSEPGRGTVITVRLPLTLAIIDGLQVQVGAEYYVLPLAQVEECLEMARKPDDDGEAGMLNMRGEVVPCLRLRDLFAIEGTSPTIEPIVVVAVDGSRVGLAVDRVIGEHQTVIKSLGPLYRDIGEFSGATIRGDGRMALILDVSALVRRGESGGIRRVAAA from the coding sequence ATGAACACGCAGGAAGACGCCCACCGCGCCGCGTACCTGGAAGAAGCTCGGGATCTGCTCGCCGATCTCGAAGCGTCGCTGCTGGAACTCGAGCGCACCCCGGACGACGCCGATCTGCTTCACAAGATTTTCCGCGCCCTGCACACCATCAAGGGCTCCGGGGCCATGTTCGGCTTCGATGATATCGCCGCCTTCACCCACGATGTGGAATCGGTCTTCGACCGCGTCCGAAACGGCCTGCTGGCGGTCGACGGGAGGCTGCTCGACCTTTCGCTGCGCGCCTGCGACCACATCAAGAGCCTGCTTTCTCCCGACGAGGAGGACCTTGCGGCCCGGGAGGCGGACGGGCGGGATATCCTCGAGGGGTTTCGCGCCTTTGGCGGTGAGGCGGCCAAAGGGGCCCCCGCTGCCCAGGCCGAGCCCGCCCCGCAGACGCCCGCCGCCGAGGTGATGCGCATTTTCCGGCTGCGCTTCCGTCCCCAGCCCGGCATGCTGGCCTCGGGAAACAACCCCCTGCATCTGCTCGAGGACGTCATCGCGCTGGGCGATTGCCGCCTGTATGCCCATATCGATGATGTGGAGCCCCTCGACGCCCTGGACCCCGAGGCCTGTCTGACCTGGTGGGACTGCGTCATCCGCACAACGGCCGATGCGGCGGCCCTGACCGATGTGTTCGTGTTCGCCGAGGACGACTGCGACCTTTCCGTGGAAGTCCTTGACGACGGCTGCGCCGTGAACGGGGAGCAGGTCCATTGCCGCCTGGGCGACATCCTGATTTCCCGTGGCGACATCACCCCCGAGGATCTGGCCGAGGCTCTGGCCACCCAGCGTCGCCTGGGCGACATCCTCAAGGACAAGGGCGTCGTCAGCAACGGGCAGGTGGCTTCGGCGCTGTCCGAACAGGCCGCCGTGCGCGAGCTGGCCGGCAAGGCTCACGAGCGTTCCGAGAAGGCTTCGAGCATCCGGGTCGCCGCTGACAAGCTCGACTCCCTGGTCGACCTCGTGGGCGAGCTGGTCATCGTTCAGGCCCAGATCAAGCAAGCCGTGGAGGAGCGGGGCGATCCGCTGCTGCGTTCCCTTGCCGAGCATCTGGAACGCCTCGGCGACAGTCTGCGCGATTCCACCCTGTCCATCCGTATGCTGCCCATCGGGGCCACCTTTGGCAAATTCCGCCGTCTGGTACGCGACCTGACCGCCGAGCTCGGCAAGGAGATCGAGCTTGTGACCACGGGCGAGGAGACCGAACTCGACAAGACGGTTATCGAGCGCTTGGGCGATCCGCTGGTCCATCTCCTGCGCAACAGCATCGACCACGGCATCGAATCGCCCGAGGCCCGGGAGGCGGCGGGAAAGCCCGCGGCAGGCGTCATCCGCCTTGGCGCGGCCCATGCCGGCGGCGAAGTGGTCATCACCGTGGCCGATGACGGGGCCGGACTCGATGCCTCGGCCATCCGCACCCGGGCCGAGGAACGGGGGCTTATTCCTCCCGGCCTGGAGATGACCGAAAAGGAGCTTTACAACCTCATTTTCCTGCCCGGTTTCTCCACGGCCAAGTCCGTCACCAACATTTCCGGCCGGGGCGTGGGCATGGACGTGGTCAAACGGGCCATCGAAACGCTTCGCGGCGTTGTGGAGATCGACTCCGAGCCGGGCCGGGGCACCGTCATCACCGTACGGCTGCCCCTGACGCTCGCCATCATCGACGGTTTGCAGGTGCAGGTGGGCGCGGAATACTATGTCTTGCCCCTGGCCCAGGTCGAGGAGTGCCTCGAGATGGCGCGCAAGCCCGATGACGACGGCGAGGCTGGGATGCTCAACATGCGCGGCGAAGTCGTGCCCTGCCTGCGCCTGCGCGACCTGTTCGCCATCGAAGGGACGTCGCCGACCATCGAACCCATCGTTGTCGTGGCCGTCGACGGGTCCAGAGTCGGGCTGGCCGTGGACCGGGTGATCGGGGAACACCAGACCGTCATCAAAAGCCTGGGGCCGTTGTACCGCGACATCGGGGAATTTTCCGGGGCAACCATCCGGGGCGACGGCCGCATGGCCTTGATTCTGGATGTGTCAGCTTTGGTGCGACGGGGCGAATCCGGCGGCATCCGCCGTGTCGCCGCTGCCTGA